In the genome of Panthera leo isolate Ple1 chromosome F3, P.leo_Ple1_pat1.1, whole genome shotgun sequence, the window TATtcaaaaagtaatatataaaaataagttacgAATTGGCCAGGTTACCCATTATCTACATGTATTAGATAATTATAGGATGTTTGATCCCAAcacaaaattccatttttcagtTCGGATTGCCTCTGAGACTTGGTTTGGTAAAGAATATTGCAGGTTTTTGCTTTGCGTTATACTCTTTTAAGGATAGACTTCCACTTAAGTATTTTTGACATTCTATACACTGTGTCTGCATATAGACACAGATGCACTAAGTTCCTAGCACACTAGGTTATTACATGATTTTCCAAAGACCAAATAACCTTACTACAATTACTCCTCTGCTTACCTATGGAGAAGCTGTAAAACTCCACAAGTTAACAAGTTCAGGATTCTAGATAATGTACTTCAATAGAGTGATACTAACTTGGCATTCTGGTCCAAATAAATTTAAGTTAACATCaccaattttaaaacaaagtaactGATGCTTGTTACCTGAAAGCATGGAGTTGATGGCAATGTCTTGATTGGATCCTCTCACTAAGATATCTGTGCCTGGGATAAATATAGGAGTTAACACAGGGGGCCTGGGGATCGTGTGAGGTTTTTCTCCTGCAGCATCTCCATCCTTATTTGGATTTACTTCAACTATTTCTGAGTTAGGTGTTTGGTTGGGGCTGGTGGTAGTTTGGAGAATGGCTTTTGTGGAAGAGGTGGGGTGTAATTTGGGCACTGTTGATGTAGTCATCCTTGGGGGAGTTGGTGTAGtctttggttttctccttttaGGTATCGTGTTTGGCTTTTTGGTAGAAGTGGGCTTTTTTGGTGCTTTGGTTGGCTTTTGGGATTTAGGAGTTGACACTTTAGGATTAGCTCTGTCTTTTGGTGCAGCTGTGGTTTCTTCGGGTTTATTCATAGTCTCTTCAGATGTAGTTGCCTTTTTTGTTGTAGTCATTACTTTGGGTGCAAGAGTTGTGGCTTGAGGAGTATTTTTGGATGATGTGGCTGATGTTACTTGTGTGGTTGTTCTTGTTTTGGAATCAGTGGTCTTTTCTTCTGTCGGAGTTGATGTAGGTACAGCGGCCATAATTCCAGGTGTCATGTGTatgtctttttctgttgttttgtcttTAGCTGTTGTAGTGATTTCAGGTGTGGTCACTCCAGGAGCCTTAGTTACAGGTATAACAGGTTCTTTGGGACTGTTTTCAAGAGCCTTTGGTGTGGGTTCTTTGGGAAACTCAGGAGTTGATTCAGCAGGGTTTTTGGGAGTAGTGGGAGGCTCCATGGTGGTTGTAGTAGAGCCCTCTGAGTTGGTTGGAGCAGGTGTCTCAAGAGAAGCTGGAGTGGGCTCCTTGAGAAGTTTGGGGATGGGctccttggtggtggtgggagcaGTCTCCTTGGGGACCGTGGGTGCAGGCTCCTTGGGAATGCTGGGAGCAGGTTCTTTGGGGACTGTGGGTGCAGGCTCCTTGGGAATGCTGGGAGCAGGTTCTTTGGGGGCTGTGGGTGCAGGCTCCTTGGGAATGCTGGGAGCAGGTTCTTTGGGGGCTGTGGGTGCAGGCTCCTTGGGAATGCTGGGAGCAGGTTCTTTGGGGACTGTGGGTGCAGGCTCCTTGGGAATGCTGGGAGCAGGTTCTTTGGGGACTGTGGGTGCAGGCTCCTTGGGAGCAGTGGGTGCAGTCTCCTTGGGGGCGGTGGGTGCAGTCTCCTTGGGAGCGGTGGGTGCAGTCTCCTTGGGGGCGGTGGGTGCAGTCTCCTTGGGAGCGGTGGGTGCAGGCTCCTTGGGGGCGGTGGGTGCAGGCTCCTTGGGGGCGGTGGGTGCAGGCTCCTTGGGGGTGGTAGGTGTAGGCTCTGTGGGGGCCATGGGTGCAGGTTCCTTGGTGGTAATAGGAGCAGGCTTGTTGGGGGCCATGGGTGCAGGCTCCTTGGGAATGCTTGGAGCAGGTTCCTTGGGGGTTGTGGGTGCAGGTTCTTTGGGAATGCTGGGAGCAGGTTCCTTGGGGGCTGTGGGTGCAGGCTCCTTGGGAGTGGTGGGTGTAGGCTCCGTGGGGGCCATGGGTGCAGGCTCCTTGGGAATGCTGGGAGCAGGTTCCTTGGGGGCTGTGGGTGCAGGCTCCTTGGGAGTGGTGGGTGCAGGCTCTGTGGGGGCCATGGGTGCAGGCTCCTTGGGAATGCTGGGAGAAGGTTCCTTGGGGGCTGTGGGTACAGGCTCCTTGGGAGTGGTGGGTGCAGGCTCCTTGGGGGCCGTGGGTGCAGGTTCCTTGGTGGTAATAGGAGCAGGCttgttgggggtggtgggtgcagcCTCCTTGGGGGCTGTGGGTGCAGGTTCCTTGGGGGTGGTAGGTGCAGGCTCCTTGGGGGCTGTGGGTGCAGGTTCCTTGGTGGTAATAGGAGCGGGCTTGTTGGGGGTGGTGAGTGCAGGCTCCGTGGGGGCTGTGGGTGGAGGTTCTTTGGTGGTAGTGGATGCAGGCTCCTTAGGAGTGGTGGGAGCAGACTtcttgggggtggtgggtgcaggcTCCGTGGGGGCCATGGGTGCAGACTCCTTGGTAGGTGTAGGCTCTTTGGTGGTGGGTGCAGGCTCTTTGGTGGTGGGTGCAGGCTgcttgggggtggtgggtgcaggctctttggtggtgggtgcaggctgcttgggggtggtgggtgcaggctctttggtggtgggtgcaggcttcttgggggtggtgggtgcaggctctttggtggtgggtgcaggcttcttgggggtggtgggtgcaggcTCTTTGGTGGTGGGTGCAGGCTTCTTGGGGGTGGTGGGTGTAGGCTCTTTGGTCGTGGGTGCAGGCTtcttgggggtggtgggtgcaggctctttggtggtgggtgcaggcttcttgggggtggtgggtgcaggctctttggtggtgggtgcaggcttcttgggggtggtgggtgcaggcTCTTTGGTGGTGGGTGCAGGCTTCTTGGGGGTGGTGGGTGTAGGCTCTTTGGTCGTGGGTGCAGGCTCTTTGGTGGTGGGTGCAGGTTgcttgggggtggtgggtgcaggctctttggtggtgggtgcaggctgcttgggggtggtgggtgcaggcTCCGTGGGGGCCATGGGTGCAGACTCCTTGGTAGCTGTAGGCTCTTTGGTGGTGGGTGCAGGCTgcttgggggtggtgggtgcaggctctttggtggtgggtgcaggctgcttgggggtggtgggtgcaggcTCTTTGGTGGTGGGTGCAGACTtcttgggggtggtgggtgcaggcTCCGTGGGGGCCATGGGTGCAGACTCCTTGGTAGGTGTAGGCTCTTTGGTGGTGGGTGCAGGCTCTTTGGTGGTGGGTGCAGGCTtcttgggggtggtgggtgcaggctctttggtggtgggtgcaggcttcttgggggtggtgggtgcaggcTCTTTGGTGGTGGGTGCAGGCTTCTTGGGGGTGGTGGGTGTAGGCTCTTTGGTCGTGGGTGCAGGCTTCTTGGGAGTGGTGGGTGCAGGCTCTTTGGTGGTGGGTGCAGGCTTCTTGGGGGTAGTGGAAACAGgtttcttggtggtggtgggagcaGAAGATTTGGTTGTAGTTTCAGCTTTTGGTGTAGATGTAGTAGGAGCTTTGGATGTCGGTTTAAAATCTTTAGCAGGTGttttctctgtactttttttctctttaggtgaagtagtcttctctttttctctatttgaaGTCTGTTTATTCGTTATAGAAGTCTCTTTAGTTTCAACTGCTGTCTCCTCACTGGTTGTTGAAGATGTCTCTTTGGGTGTATCAGAATTAGGTGGAAGACTGGGTTTTGGATTTGTCGGTTTGACTGTTGTAACCTTGGGAGATGTGGTAGCTTTATTGCGTTGGGTGGTAGGAATGTCAGGAGTCGGGGTGAGCTTGACGTCACCATTGTCCAGTCCACTTCCATCTTCATCTACAACTGGTGGTTCAGGGTTAGGTTTCTTTTTAGgagttttttccttctt includes:
- the PRG4 gene encoding proteoglycan 4 isoform X2; the encoded protein is MEWKILPMYLLLLSVFLIQQVSSQDLPSCAGRCGEGYSRDATCNCDYNCQHYMECCPDFKKVCTVELSCKGRCFESFARGRECDCDSECKKYGKCCSDYENFCGKVKDNKKEKTPKKKPNPEPPVVDEDGSGLDNGDVKLTPTPDIPTTQRNKATTSPKVTTVKPTNPKPSLPPNSDTPKETSSTTSEETAVETKETSITNKQTSNREKEKTTSPKEKKSTEKTPAKDFKPTSKAPTTSTPKAETTTKSSAPTTTKKPVSTTPKKPAPTTKEPAPTTPKKPAPTTKEPTPTTPKKPAPTTKEPAPTTPKKPAPTTTKEPAPTTPKQPAPTTKEPAPTTKEPTPTTPKKPAPTTKEPAPTTPKKPAPTTKEPAPTTPKKPAPTTKEPAPTTPKKPAPTTKEPTPTTPKKPAPTTKEPAPTTPKKPAPTTKEPAPTTPKKPAPTTKEPAPTTPKQPAPTTKEPAPTTPKQPAPTTTKEPAPTAPKEPAPTTPKEPAPTAPKEAAPTTPNKPAPITTKEPAPTAPKEPAPTTPKEPVPTAPKEPSPSIPKEPAPMAPTEPAPTTPKEPAPTAPKEPAPSIPKEPAPMAPTEPTPTTPKEPAPTAPKEPAPSIPKEPAPTTPKEPAPSIPKEPAPMAPNKPAPITTKEPAPMAPTEPTPTTPKEPAPTAPKEPAPTAPKEPAPTAPKETAPTAPKETAPTAPKETAPTAPKETAPTAPKEPAPTVPKEPAPSIPKEPAPTVPKEPAPSIPKEPAPTAPKEPAPSIPKEPAPTAPKEPAPSIPKEPAPTVPKEPAPSIPKEPAPTVPKETAPTTTKEPIPKLLKEPTPASLETPAPTNSEGSTTTTMEPPTTPKNPAESTPEFPKEPTPKALENSPKEPVIPVTKAPGVTTPEITTTAKDKTTEKDIHMTPGIMAAVPTSTPTEEKTTDSKTRTTTQVTSATSSKNTPQATTLAPKVMTTTKKATTSEETMNKPEETTAAPKDRANPKVSTPKSQKPTKAPKKPTSTKKPNTIPKRRKPKTTPTPPRMTTSTVPKLHPTSSTKAILQTTTSPNQTPNSEIVEVNPNKDGDAAGEKPHTIPRPPVLTPIFIPGTDILVRGSNQDIAINSMLSDETNLCNGKPVDGLTALRNGTLVAFRGHYFWMLSPFSPPSPARKITEVWGIPSPVDTVFTRCNCEGKTFFFKDSQYWRFTNDIKDAGYPKQIVKGFGGLNGKIVAALSIAKYKERPESVYFFKRGGGIQQYIYKQEPVRKCTGRRPAINYSVYGETTQVRRRRFERAIGPSQTHTIRIRYSPIRVSYQDKGFLHNEVKMSLYWRGFPNVVTSAIALPNTRKPDGYDYYAFSKDQYYNIDEPSRTARVITTRSGRTLSNVWYNCP
- the PRG4 gene encoding proteoglycan 4 isoform X1 gives rise to the protein MEWKILPMYLLLLSVFLIQQVSSQDLPSCAGRCGEGYSRDATCNCDYNCQHYMECCPDFKKVCTVELSCKGRCFESFARGRECDCDSECKKYGKCCSDYENFCGKVHNPPSPSSKTVPPAPGASQTIKSTTKRSPKSPNKKKTKKVIESEEITEEHSVSENQESSSSSSSSSSTIRKVKSSKNSAANKELKKKPKVKDNKKEKTPKKKPNPEPPVVDEDGSGLDNGDVKLTPTPDIPTTQRNKATTSPKVTTVKPTNPKPSLPPNSDTPKETSSTTSEETAVETKETSITNKQTSNREKEKTTSPKEKKSTEKTPAKDFKPTSKAPTTSTPKAETTTKSSAPTTTKKPVSTTPKKPAPTTKEPAPTTPKKPAPTTKEPTPTTPKKPAPTTKEPAPTTPKKPAPTTTKEPAPTTPKQPAPTTKEPAPTTKEPTPTTPKKPAPTTKEPAPTTPKKPAPTTKEPAPTTPKKPAPTTKEPAPTTPKKPAPTTKEPTPTTPKKPAPTTKEPAPTTPKKPAPTTKEPAPTTPKKPAPTTKEPAPTTPKQPAPTTKEPAPTTPKQPAPTTTKEPAPTAPKEPAPTTPKEPAPTAPKEAAPTTPNKPAPITTKEPAPTAPKEPAPTTPKEPVPTAPKEPSPSIPKEPAPMAPTEPAPTTPKEPAPTAPKEPAPSIPKEPAPMAPTEPTPTTPKEPAPTAPKEPAPSIPKEPAPTTPKEPAPSIPKEPAPMAPNKPAPITTKEPAPMAPTEPTPTTPKEPAPTAPKEPAPTAPKEPAPTAPKETAPTAPKETAPTAPKETAPTAPKETAPTAPKEPAPTVPKEPAPSIPKEPAPTVPKEPAPSIPKEPAPTAPKEPAPSIPKEPAPTAPKEPAPSIPKEPAPTVPKEPAPSIPKEPAPTVPKETAPTTTKEPIPKLLKEPTPASLETPAPTNSEGSTTTTMEPPTTPKNPAESTPEFPKEPTPKALENSPKEPVIPVTKAPGVTTPEITTTAKDKTTEKDIHMTPGIMAAVPTSTPTEEKTTDSKTRTTTQVTSATSSKNTPQATTLAPKVMTTTKKATTSEETMNKPEETTAAPKDRANPKVSTPKSQKPTKAPKKPTSTKKPNTIPKRRKPKTTPTPPRMTTSTVPKLHPTSSTKAILQTTTSPNQTPNSEIVEVNPNKDGDAAGEKPHTIPRPPVLTPIFIPGTDILVRGSNQDIAINSMLSDETNLCNGKPVDGLTALRNGTLVAFRGHYFWMLSPFSPPSPARKITEVWGIPSPVDTVFTRCNCEGKTFFFKDSQYWRFTNDIKDAGYPKQIVKGFGGLNGKIVAALSIAKYKERPESVYFFKRGGGIQQYIYKQEPVRKCTGRRPAINYSVYGETTQVRRRRFERAIGPSQTHTIRIRYSPIRVSYQDKGFLHNEVKMSLYWRGFPNVVTSAIALPNTRKPDGYDYYAFSKDQYYNIDEPSRTARVITTRSGRTLSNVWYNCP